A genomic window from Blastococcus saxobsidens DD2 includes:
- a CDS encoding helix-turn-helix domain-containing protein, translating into MREYRVKTIDSLARGLEVLRVLQEVRAASLHDLHLATGISKPTLTRILVTAYQHGLVWQRMVDGAFLPSHTLQRRMETDDSEWLVEIASPVLGELSRRLQWPSIFSVPRLDHMETLETNSSRTYFDGLPPRPHGFRVNMLGSASGRAYLAFCPEQELEAVLARLRLKKDPAYRLARDDAAVRRMVETTRRRGYGVRAPDFGGDHDRPRSEVDDGRESIAMPVRVDGRVVGCINLTWRRQVLSLPTAVQRHLEDLRTAVRTVEERARAAGLGHG; encoded by the coding sequence GTGCGCGAGTACCGGGTCAAGACGATCGACTCCCTGGCCCGCGGGCTGGAGGTGCTCCGAGTCCTGCAGGAGGTGCGGGCGGCCAGCCTGCACGACCTCCACCTGGCCACCGGCATCTCCAAGCCGACGCTGACGCGGATCCTCGTCACCGCCTACCAGCACGGCCTGGTCTGGCAGCGGATGGTGGACGGCGCCTTCCTCCCGAGCCACACCCTGCAGCGCCGGATGGAGACCGACGACAGCGAGTGGCTGGTCGAGATCGCCTCACCGGTCCTCGGCGAGCTCTCCCGGCGGCTGCAGTGGCCCTCGATCTTCTCGGTGCCGCGACTCGACCACATGGAGACGCTGGAGACCAACAGCTCGCGCACCTACTTCGACGGTCTTCCGCCGCGGCCGCACGGGTTCCGGGTGAACATGCTCGGGTCCGCGTCCGGGCGGGCCTACCTGGCCTTCTGCCCCGAGCAGGAACTCGAGGCGGTGCTCGCCCGCCTGAGACTCAAGAAGGACCCCGCCTACCGGCTGGCCCGCGACGACGCCGCCGTCCGGCGGATGGTCGAGACCACGCGGCGGCGGGGCTACGGCGTCCGGGCACCCGACTTCGGCGGGGACCACGACCGGCCGCGGTCGGAGGTCGACGACGGCCGGGAGTCCATCGCGATGCCCGTCCGCGTCGACGGCCGGGTCGTGGGGTGCATCAACCTCACCTGGCGCCGCCAGGTGCTCTCCCTGCCGACGGCGGTGCAGCGCCACCTCGAGGACCTGCGCACCGCCGTGCGGACGGTCGAGGAGCGGGCCCGGGCGGCGGGCCTCGGGCACGGGTGA
- a CDS encoding cupin domain-containing protein has protein sequence MAQDQSSDTTDHWHRPLRHVRAAELSGDTGQSSGMTRKEAVSGKSVGAEKVWMGEAHVAPGTASANHHHGDSETGIYVVSGRPVFVFARDGEEVRLTPEPGDYVFVPPWTPHREENPGDEEAVVVLARSSQEAIVVNLPPGSLA, from the coding sequence ATGGCTCAGGACCAGTCCTCGGACACGACCGACCACTGGCACCGGCCGCTGCGCCACGTCCGCGCGGCCGAGCTGTCGGGCGACACCGGCCAGAGCAGCGGCATGACCCGCAAGGAAGCCGTGTCAGGGAAGAGCGTCGGGGCGGAGAAGGTCTGGATGGGCGAGGCGCACGTCGCGCCGGGCACCGCCTCGGCCAACCACCACCACGGCGACTCCGAGACGGGCATCTACGTGGTCTCGGGCCGGCCGGTGTTCGTCTTCGCCCGCGACGGCGAGGAGGTCCGGCTGACCCCCGAGCCGGGCGACTACGTGTTCGTACCGCCGTGGACGCCGCACCGTGAGGAGAACCCGGGCGACGAGGAGGCGGTCGTCGTCCTGGCCCGCAGCAGCCAGGAGGCGATCGTGGTCAACCTGCCGCCGGGCTCGCTCGCCTAG
- a CDS encoding ABC transporter substrate-binding protein, producing the protein METRSVSHVMGTTEVPAEPQRIVTLDTPHLDTALSLGVTPVGSVQSDVAGGLPDYLGDRTEGIEIVGSIEEPELEAIAALEPDLILSSSVRHEEIYDQLSEIAPTVLTDYEEGWQAIFSTTAEALGMAEEGEEALAEYESRAQEIGDALGADGASASIVRFLPDETRIYGPETFSGSILADVGFTLPELPYDEYSMVYISPELIDQADADIVFSTAYGDPGATTKGSVTAVWDFLEAVPDCAFEVDDDEWMLGIGPIGAGIVLDDVEAKLAGTNCL; encoded by the coding sequence GTGGAGACCCGATCGGTCTCCCACGTCATGGGGACGACGGAGGTCCCTGCCGAGCCCCAGCGGATCGTCACCCTCGACACCCCGCACCTCGACACCGCCCTCTCCCTGGGGGTCACGCCCGTGGGGTCGGTGCAGTCCGATGTCGCCGGCGGCCTGCCGGACTACCTGGGTGACCGCACGGAGGGCATCGAGATCGTCGGGTCGATCGAGGAGCCCGAGCTCGAGGCCATCGCAGCGCTGGAACCCGATCTGATCCTGTCCTCCTCCGTGCGGCACGAGGAGATCTACGACCAGCTCAGCGAGATCGCCCCCACCGTCCTCACCGACTACGAGGAAGGCTGGCAGGCCATCTTCAGCACCACGGCCGAAGCCCTGGGCATGGCCGAGGAAGGCGAGGAGGCGCTGGCGGAGTACGAGAGCCGGGCCCAGGAGATCGGCGATGCTCTCGGCGCGGACGGGGCGAGCGCCTCGATCGTGCGCTTCCTCCCCGACGAGACGCGCATCTATGGCCCCGAGACCTTCTCCGGCAGCATCCTCGCCGACGTCGGATTCACCCTTCCCGAGCTGCCCTACGACGAGTACTCGATGGTCTACATCAGCCCGGAGCTCATCGACCAGGCCGACGCGGACATCGTGTTCTCGACCGCCTACGGCGACCCGGGGGCGACCACCAAGGGCAGCGTCACCGCCGTGTGGGACTTCCTGGAGGCCGTGCCCGACTGTGCCTTCGAGGTCGACGACGACGAGTGGATGCTGGGGATCGGGCCGATCGGCGCGGGAATCGTCCTGGACGACGTGGAGGCCAAGCTCGCCGGCACGAACTGCCTGTGA
- a CDS encoding acyl-CoA dehydrogenase family protein: protein MLDYRLSDETEALRKTVQEFAREVIAPQIGEFYERDEFPTEIVRQMGELGLFGLPFPEEYGGAGGTYFDLCVALEELARVDSSMAITVEAGVSLGAMPIYRFGTPEQKQEWLPRLCSGEALGAFGLTEPGGGSDAGATRTTARLEDGQWVINGSKAFITNSGTDLTQLVTVTAVTGTRPDGGKEISAIIVPSGTTGFTVGQRYSKVGWNASDTRELSFDDVSVPEENLVGERGRGYAQFLSILDEGRIAISALSVGLAQGCVDESVKYAGEREAFGQPIGKNQAVQFMIADMEVRASTARLAYYRAAEKMLRGEPFKREASIAKLYSSEIAMDNARYATQVHGGYGFMNEFPVGRFYRDAKILEIGEGTSEVQRMLIARDLGVG from the coding sequence ATGTTGGACTACCGGCTCAGCGACGAGACCGAGGCGCTGCGGAAGACCGTGCAGGAGTTCGCCCGCGAGGTGATCGCCCCGCAGATCGGCGAGTTTTACGAGCGCGACGAGTTCCCCACCGAGATCGTGCGGCAGATGGGCGAGCTCGGGCTGTTCGGTCTGCCGTTCCCCGAAGAGTACGGCGGGGCGGGCGGCACGTACTTCGACCTCTGCGTGGCGCTGGAGGAGCTGGCCCGCGTGGACAGCTCGATGGCGATCACCGTCGAGGCCGGCGTCTCCCTCGGCGCCATGCCGATCTACCGGTTCGGCACGCCGGAGCAGAAGCAGGAATGGCTGCCGCGGCTCTGCTCGGGCGAGGCGCTGGGTGCCTTCGGGCTGACCGAGCCGGGCGGGGGGTCGGACGCCGGGGCGACCCGGACCACCGCGCGCCTGGAGGACGGGCAGTGGGTGATCAACGGCTCGAAGGCGTTCATCACCAACTCGGGCACCGACCTGACCCAGCTCGTCACGGTCACCGCCGTCACCGGGACGCGGCCGGACGGCGGCAAGGAGATCTCGGCGATCATCGTCCCATCGGGCACGACGGGTTTCACCGTGGGCCAGCGGTACTCGAAGGTCGGCTGGAACGCCTCCGACACCCGGGAGCTGTCCTTCGACGACGTCAGCGTGCCCGAGGAGAACCTGGTGGGGGAGCGGGGCCGCGGCTACGCGCAGTTCCTGTCGATCCTCGACGAGGGCCGGATCGCCATCTCGGCGCTCTCGGTCGGGCTGGCCCAGGGGTGCGTGGACGAGTCGGTGAAGTACGCCGGGGAGCGGGAGGCGTTCGGCCAGCCGATCGGGAAGAATCAGGCGGTCCAGTTCATGATCGCCGACATGGAGGTCCGGGCCTCGACCGCGCGGCTGGCCTACTACCGCGCCGCGGAGAAGATGCTGCGTGGTGAGCCGTTCAAGCGCGAGGCCTCGATCGCCAAGCTGTACAGCTCCGAGATCGCCATGGACAACGCCCGCTACGCCACCCAGGTGCACGGCGGCTACGGGTTCATGAACGAGTTCCCGGTGGGCCGGTTCTACCGGGACGCGAAGATCCTCGAGATCGGCGAGGGCACCAGCGAGGTGCAGCGGATGCTCATCGCCCGGGATCTCGGCGTCGGCTGA
- a CDS encoding acetoacetate--CoA ligase: MASSAADPATSPAVREGDLLWAPPPDRAERTRLAEFTRFAEARTGRSFPDYADLWTWSTVELEEFWQAVWDFFDVRSSAPHTAVLESPEMPGARWFPGARLNFAEHVLAQERPGQPALLAVSESNPLRAVPWEEFTRQVRAVATYLRERGVRPRDRVVAYLPNVPEAVVAMVATASVGAVWASCSPDFGSRGALDRLGQLEPTVLFAADGYRYGGRDFDRRGEIAELVAGLPSLREVVRVPVLGLEAPGTPWADVLAGPTVPAAEFVCEQVSFDHPLWVLFSSGTTGLPKAIVHGHGGILLEQLKLQAFHLDLRPGDRAFFFTTTGWMMWNFCVSMLLQGIVPVLYDGNPSHPDVDVLWRTAQDSRARLFGASPTFVELMQKAGVVPKERFDLSALEIVMPAGSPVSPAVTTWFYEAVGPDLWIATGSGGTDCCTGFVGGVPTLPVRAGEIQARSLGVAAESWDDAGHPVVGRVGELVITAPMPSMPLFFWGDDDGSRYRASYFETFPGVWRHGDFFELNERGGCFVRGRSDAVLNRQGVRIGTAEIYRVVEDDPAVLGALIVNLDLPDGGFFMPLFVSLTPGAQLDGELAGRLRRRLREECTPRHVPDAIVAVRAIPLTRSGKKMEIPVRRLLLGADTAAVADPHAMADPAALDDFVEYARTQRDYALR; the protein is encoded by the coding sequence ATGGCTTCGTCGGCGGCGGACCCCGCCACCTCCCCGGCGGTACGGGAAGGCGACCTGCTGTGGGCGCCGCCGCCGGATCGGGCGGAGCGGACGAGGCTGGCCGAGTTCACCCGCTTCGCGGAGGCGCGCACCGGCCGGTCGTTCCCGGACTACGCCGACCTCTGGACGTGGTCGACCGTCGAGCTCGAGGAGTTCTGGCAGGCGGTCTGGGACTTCTTCGACGTCCGCTCGTCGGCGCCGCACACCGCCGTCCTGGAGAGCCCGGAGATGCCCGGCGCGCGGTGGTTCCCCGGCGCCCGGCTGAACTTCGCCGAGCACGTGCTCGCCCAGGAGCGGCCCGGGCAGCCCGCGCTGCTGGCGGTCAGCGAAAGCAATCCGCTGCGCGCGGTGCCGTGGGAGGAGTTCACCCGGCAGGTCCGCGCCGTCGCCACCTACCTGCGGGAGCGGGGCGTCCGGCCGCGGGACCGGGTCGTCGCCTATCTGCCGAACGTGCCCGAGGCCGTCGTGGCGATGGTGGCGACGGCGAGCGTCGGCGCCGTCTGGGCCAGCTGCTCGCCGGACTTCGGGTCGCGGGGCGCGCTGGACCGGCTGGGGCAGCTGGAGCCGACGGTCCTCTTCGCCGCCGACGGCTACCGCTACGGCGGCCGGGACTTCGACCGCCGGGGCGAAATCGCCGAACTCGTGGCCGGGCTGCCGAGCCTGCGCGAGGTCGTGCGGGTCCCGGTGCTGGGGCTGGAGGCGCCCGGCACGCCGTGGGCGGACGTGCTGGCCGGGCCGACCGTGCCGGCCGCCGAATTCGTCTGCGAGCAGGTGTCCTTCGACCATCCGCTGTGGGTGCTGTTCTCCTCCGGCACCACCGGCCTGCCCAAGGCCATCGTGCACGGGCACGGCGGGATCCTGCTCGAGCAGCTCAAGCTCCAGGCGTTCCACCTCGACCTGCGCCCGGGTGACCGTGCGTTCTTCTTCACCACCACCGGCTGGATGATGTGGAACTTCTGCGTCAGCATGCTGCTGCAGGGCATCGTCCCGGTGCTCTACGACGGCAACCCGTCGCATCCCGACGTCGACGTCCTCTGGCGCACCGCGCAGGACAGCCGAGCCCGCCTCTTCGGCGCGAGCCCCACGTTCGTCGAGCTGATGCAGAAGGCCGGCGTCGTGCCGAAGGAGCGGTTCGACCTCTCCGCACTGGAGATCGTCATGCCGGCCGGCTCCCCGGTGTCCCCGGCCGTCACGACGTGGTTCTACGAGGCGGTCGGGCCCGACCTCTGGATCGCGACCGGGAGCGGCGGAACGGACTGCTGCACGGGGTTCGTCGGTGGCGTGCCGACGCTGCCGGTGCGGGCCGGGGAGATCCAGGCCCGCTCGCTCGGGGTGGCGGCCGAGTCATGGGACGACGCGGGGCACCCCGTCGTCGGCCGGGTGGGCGAGCTGGTGATCACCGCCCCGATGCCGTCGATGCCGTTGTTCTTCTGGGGTGACGACGACGGCAGCCGCTACCGCGCCAGCTACTTCGAGACCTTCCCGGGCGTGTGGCGGCACGGGGACTTCTTCGAGCTCAACGAGCGCGGCGGGTGTTTCGTGCGCGGGCGGTCCGACGCGGTGCTCAACCGGCAGGGCGTGCGGATCGGCACCGCGGAGATCTATCGCGTGGTCGAGGACGACCCCGCCGTCCTCGGTGCGCTGATCGTCAACCTCGACCTGCCGGACGGCGGCTTCTTCATGCCGCTGTTCGTCTCGCTGACCCCGGGTGCGCAGCTGGACGGCGAGCTGGCCGGGCGGCTGCGCCGGAGGCTGCGGGAGGAGTGCACGCCCCGGCACGTGCCCGACGCGATCGTCGCCGTCCGCGCCATCCCGCTGACCCGCAGCGGCAAGAAGATGGAGATCCCGGTCCGTCGGCTGCTCCTGGGCGCCGATACCGCCGCCGTCGCCGACCCCCACGCCATGGCCGATCCCGCCGCCCTGGACGACTTCGTCGAGTACGCCCGCACCCAGCGCGACTACGCGCTGCGCTGA
- a CDS encoding IS4 family transposase yields the protein MPVESDISQVVRVVNVAGGRFAPGHLGELTQIVPFEMVDAVLAKTGTVQQRVRDLPSRVVVYLLLSAVLFAECGYRQVWDRMTAALDGLPVPAPTPAALAAARRRIGAAPLRALFDLLRGPAAGPATKGVWWRGRLVTAIDGTTMCCPDTPANLVVYRKGGGHHGGTGYPMIRLLALVACGTRGLLATTFGTTGRGETGYATDLVPAMRAPMIVLADRNFAAADLLAQIADRGADLLVRVKTGRRLPVCARCADGSWLSRIGPLEVRVIRAEITITTPGGQRTEVYQLVTTVTDPDCPATELVRLYHERWEIETAYCELKQTIGDGRVLRARTPAGLEQEIYALLVAYQALRITIADATLTAPDVDPDRGSFTIALNTARDQLIKAAGVIAETTVDLLGGIGRQVLEHLLPDRRCRTSPRVVKRAISNYAPHTASGRLRGPSHKATISIDVLVHPDP from the coding sequence TTGCCCGTCGAGTCTGACATCAGCCAGGTCGTTCGTGTGGTCAACGTCGCCGGAGGCCGGTTCGCGCCGGGTCATCTGGGTGAGCTGACCCAGATCGTGCCGTTCGAGATGGTCGACGCCGTGCTGGCCAAGACCGGCACGGTGCAGCAGCGGGTGCGGGACCTGCCCTCGCGGGTGGTGGTCTACCTGCTGCTGTCCGCGGTGCTGTTCGCCGAGTGCGGCTACCGGCAGGTGTGGGATCGGATGACCGCCGCCCTGGACGGGCTTCCCGTGCCGGCGCCGACTCCTGCGGCGCTGGCCGCGGCGCGCCGCCGCATCGGTGCGGCACCACTGCGAGCCTTGTTCGACCTGCTCCGCGGGCCGGCCGCCGGCCCGGCCACCAAGGGCGTGTGGTGGCGGGGCCGGCTGGTGACCGCGATCGACGGCACCACGATGTGCTGCCCGGACACCCCGGCCAACCTGGTCGTCTACCGCAAGGGCGGCGGGCACCACGGCGGCACCGGCTATCCGATGATCCGGCTGCTGGCCCTGGTCGCCTGCGGCACCCGGGGGCTGCTGGCCACCACGTTCGGGACAACCGGCCGCGGTGAGACCGGCTACGCCACCGACCTGGTGCCGGCCATGCGCGCGCCGATGATCGTGCTGGCCGACCGCAACTTCGCCGCCGCCGATCTACTCGCCCAGATCGCCGACCGGGGTGCGGACCTGCTGGTCCGGGTCAAGACCGGACGCCGGCTGCCGGTCTGCGCCCGCTGCGCCGACGGGTCCTGGCTGTCCCGGATCGGCCCACTGGAGGTCCGGGTCATCCGAGCCGAGATCACCATCACCACCCCCGGCGGGCAACGCACCGAGGTCTACCAACTGGTCACCACGGTGACCGACCCGGACTGCCCGGCCACCGAGCTCGTCCGGCTCTACCACGAGCGGTGGGAGATCGAGACCGCCTACTGCGAACTCAAGCAGACCATCGGAGACGGACGGGTCCTGCGCGCACGCACCCCCGCCGGCCTCGAGCAGGAGATCTACGCCCTGCTGGTGGCCTACCAGGCGCTGCGGATCACCATCGCCGACGCCACCCTCACCGCACCCGACGTCGACCCCGACCGGGGCAGCTTCACCATCGCCCTGAACACCGCCCGCGACCAGCTCATCAAGGCCGCTGGGGTCATCGCCGAGACCACCGTCGACCTCCTCGGCGGCATCGGCCGGCAGGTCCTTGAGCACCTGCTGCCCGACCGCCGCTGCCGGACCAGTCCGCGCGTGGTCAAGCGGGCGATTTCCAACTACGCCCCACACACCGCCAGCGGGCGCCTCCGCGGCCCCAGCCACAAGGCCACCATCAGCATCGACGTCCTGGTCCACCCCGACCCTTGA
- a CDS encoding type II toxin-antitoxin system Phd/YefM family antitoxin — protein MAITVSAARQRLGSLIEEVDADQVAVAIVSKRGTAFLVSAHEYHSLKETVHLLQSPKNAQRLRESLSEVSAGGLAEDQAAR, from the coding sequence ATGGCCATCACCGTGAGCGCGGCCCGTCAGCGTCTCGGTTCGCTGATCGAAGAGGTCGACGCCGATCAGGTCGCGGTCGCGATCGTCTCGAAGCGGGGGACGGCGTTCCTCGTCTCCGCACATGAGTACCACTCGCTGAAGGAGACCGTGCACCTCCTGCAGTCGCCGAAGAACGCACAGCGCCTGCGGGAGAGCCTGTCCGAGGTCAGCGCCGGAGGGTTGGCGGAAGACCAGGCCGCCCGCTGA
- a CDS encoding acetyl/propionyl/methylcrotonyl-CoA carboxylase subunit alpha codes for MFDTVLVANRGEIAVRVIRTLREMGIRSVAVYSDADAGALHTRLADVAVRLGPAPAAQSYLLVERVLAAAAETGAQAVHPGYGFLSENVEFARACESAGIVFIGPPVAAIEAMGDKIRAKQTVMAAGVPVVPGRSEPGMSDEEVAEAAVAAGFPVLLKPSAGGGGKGMRVVRSKDELPDAIAGARREARSSFGDDTLLVERYVGNSRHIEVQVLGDTHGTVIHLGERECSLQRRHQKVIEEAPSPLLDTSMRASMGRAAVEAAKAVGYTGAGTVEFIVDADRPRDFFFLEMNTRLQVEHPVTEAITGLDLVEQQIRVAAGERLPIDQSDVSLDGHAIEARLYAEDPARGFLPQAGTVLALIEPAGPGIRVDSSLAVGSVVGTDYDPMLAKVIAWGPDRETARARLVGALGRTAVLGVSTNAAFLRALLTDEDVVAGRLDTGLIERRGNDLTAADPVPESVYASAALALQLEAEPTGPVVDRFDVPDGWRLGEPAWTVRRLQAPGGEPVVIRLRGRAADAELCIGDGAPVPARAARYGDDLVVTVGDWTARYAVVHVGGSVWLAADGRVTELREQERLASSAAGAAAGDGVVTSPMPGTVTVVQASVGDEVEAGTPLLVVEAMKMEHVLTAPVAGTVAELGVTAGQTVALDERLALVMPKAPDQQEL; via the coding sequence ATGTTCGACACCGTCCTGGTCGCCAACCGCGGCGAGATCGCCGTCCGGGTGATCCGCACGCTGCGCGAGATGGGCATCCGGTCGGTCGCCGTCTACAGCGACGCCGACGCCGGAGCGCTGCACACCCGGCTGGCCGACGTCGCCGTCCGGCTCGGCCCCGCCCCTGCGGCGCAGAGCTACCTGTTGGTCGAGCGGGTGCTCGCCGCCGCGGCGGAGACGGGCGCCCAGGCGGTCCACCCCGGCTACGGCTTCCTGTCGGAGAACGTCGAGTTCGCCCGGGCGTGCGAGTCGGCGGGGATCGTCTTCATCGGCCCGCCGGTCGCGGCCATCGAGGCGATGGGCGACAAGATCCGCGCCAAGCAGACCGTGATGGCCGCCGGCGTCCCGGTCGTGCCGGGCCGGAGCGAGCCGGGGATGAGCGACGAGGAGGTGGCCGAGGCCGCCGTCGCCGCCGGTTTCCCGGTCCTGCTCAAGCCGAGCGCGGGTGGCGGTGGCAAGGGCATGCGCGTCGTGCGGTCGAAGGACGAGCTGCCCGATGCGATCGCCGGTGCGCGGCGCGAGGCGCGCAGCTCGTTCGGCGACGACACGCTGCTGGTCGAGCGCTACGTCGGCAACTCGCGGCACATCGAGGTGCAGGTGCTCGGCGACACGCACGGGACGGTGATCCACCTCGGTGAGCGCGAGTGCAGCCTGCAGCGCCGGCACCAGAAGGTGATCGAGGAGGCGCCGTCGCCGCTGCTGGACACCTCGATGCGGGCGTCGATGGGCCGCGCGGCGGTCGAGGCGGCGAAGGCGGTCGGCTACACGGGCGCGGGCACGGTGGAGTTCATCGTCGACGCCGACCGGCCACGGGACTTCTTCTTCCTGGAGATGAACACCCGGCTCCAGGTCGAGCACCCGGTCACCGAGGCCATCACCGGGCTGGACCTGGTGGAGCAGCAGATCCGGGTGGCGGCCGGCGAGCGGCTGCCCATCGACCAGAGCGACGTCTCGCTCGACGGGCACGCCATCGAGGCGCGGCTCTACGCCGAGGACCCGGCCCGCGGTTTCCTGCCGCAGGCCGGCACCGTGCTCGCCCTGATCGAGCCGGCGGGCCCCGGTATCCGGGTCGACAGCTCGCTGGCCGTGGGATCCGTGGTCGGCACCGACTACGACCCGATGCTCGCCAAGGTCATCGCCTGGGGTCCCGACCGGGAGACCGCGCGGGCCCGCCTCGTCGGCGCGCTCGGGCGCACCGCCGTCCTCGGCGTGAGCACCAACGCCGCGTTCCTGCGCGCACTGCTCACCGACGAGGACGTCGTCGCCGGCCGGCTCGACACCGGGCTGATCGAGCGTCGCGGGAACGACCTCACGGCGGCGGACCCGGTGCCGGAGTCGGTGTACGCGTCCGCCGCCCTGGCGCTGCAGCTCGAGGCCGAGCCCACCGGTCCGGTCGTCGACCGGTTCGACGTGCCCGACGGCTGGCGGCTGGGTGAGCCGGCGTGGACCGTGCGGCGCCTGCAGGCGCCCGGTGGCGAACCGGTCGTGATCCGCCTGCGCGGCCGGGCTGCCGATGCCGAGCTGTGCATCGGGGACGGCGCCCCGGTGCCCGCCCGGGCGGCTCGGTACGGGGACGACCTGGTGGTGACCGTCGGCGACTGGACGGCCCGCTACGCGGTCGTGCACGTGGGCGGTTCGGTGTGGCTGGCGGCCGACGGGCGGGTCACCGAGCTGCGCGAGCAGGAGCGGCTGGCGTCGTCCGCGGCGGGCGCGGCGGCGGGTGACGGCGTCGTCACCTCGCCCATGCCGGGCACCGTGACGGTGGTGCAGGCCTCGGTCGGGGACGAGGTGGAGGCGGGCACCCCGCTGCTCGTCGTCGAGGCGATGAAGATGGAGCACGTGCTCACCGCCCCGGTCGCGGGGACGGTGGCCGAGCTCGGTGTGACGGCGGGCCAGACGGTCGCGCTGGACGAGCGGCTGGCGCTGGTGATGCCCAAGGCGCCCGATCAACAGGAGCTCTGA
- a CDS encoding NADPH:quinone reductase, whose amino-acid sequence MRAITYTRPGGPDVLQLTDRPVPEPGPGEVRVRVAFSGVNPTDWKSRTTARPGPDGQVPNQDGSGTVDAVGQGVDPAMLGQRVWIWEAAWQRPWGTAAESTVVPARHVVLLGADPSFELGAALGIPFLTAHRCLTVAESLPDRLGPGALTGHTVLVQGGAGAVGNAAIQLARWSDATVIATVSSPHKAQLAAAAGADHVVNYQEQDVVAEVRTVAQKGVDAIVEVSAAVNAGVDAQVIGAHGAVAMYADDGGAEVTVPVRAQMGLNARWQFVLVYTEPERAKALGIEDVTTAVADGAVGVGEGAGLPLHVFPLAETAQAHQAVQDGAVGKVLIDVTH is encoded by the coding sequence GTGCGTGCCATCACCTACACCCGGCCCGGCGGTCCCGACGTCCTCCAGCTCACCGACCGCCCCGTGCCCGAGCCCGGACCCGGCGAGGTGCGTGTCCGCGTGGCCTTCTCCGGGGTGAACCCCACCGACTGGAAGTCCCGCACCACCGCCCGACCCGGTCCCGACGGCCAGGTGCCGAACCAGGACGGCTCCGGCACCGTCGACGCCGTCGGGCAGGGCGTCGACCCGGCGATGCTCGGCCAGCGGGTGTGGATCTGGGAGGCCGCCTGGCAGCGCCCCTGGGGCACGGCCGCCGAGTCCACCGTCGTGCCCGCGCGGCACGTCGTCCTCCTGGGCGCCGACCCGTCGTTCGAGCTGGGCGCAGCGCTCGGCATCCCGTTCCTCACCGCGCACCGCTGCCTGACCGTCGCCGAGTCGCTGCCCGACCGGCTCGGCCCCGGCGCGCTGACCGGGCACACGGTCCTCGTCCAGGGCGGGGCCGGCGCCGTCGGCAACGCCGCCATCCAGCTGGCCCGCTGGTCCGACGCCACGGTGATCGCCACGGTCAGCAGCCCGCACAAGGCCCAGCTGGCCGCCGCGGCCGGCGCCGACCACGTCGTGAACTACCAGGAGCAGGACGTCGTCGCCGAGGTGCGCACGGTCGCCCAGAAGGGCGTGGACGCCATCGTCGAGGTGTCCGCCGCGGTCAACGCCGGCGTCGACGCGCAGGTGATCGGCGCGCACGGCGCCGTCGCCATGTACGCGGACGACGGCGGCGCCGAGGTGACCGTGCCGGTGCGCGCGCAGATGGGGCTCAACGCCCGCTGGCAGTTCGTGCTCGTCTACACCGAGCCCGAGCGCGCCAAGGCGCTCGGCATCGAAGACGTCACCACCGCCGTGGCCGACGGCGCGGTCGGGGTGGGCGAGGGCGCCGGTCTGCCGCTGCACGTCTTCCCGCTGGCGGAGACCGCGCAGGCGCACCAGGCGGTGCAGGACGGCGCCGTCGGCAAGGTGCTGATCGACGTCACCCACTGA